The following proteins come from a genomic window of Gadus morhua chromosome 11, gadMor3.0, whole genome shotgun sequence:
- the LOC115554748 gene encoding synaptobrevin-like protein isoform X2, translating into MDPDPANRVQALTVRMEEVALIVRKNVETVQERAGKLADVDERAEALKESTSIRLKRSYDEENSCCNQKKRKLVLVIVVGVLVIILIIVLLATGVIPMGSSSSTPPPMPIAPEP; encoded by the exons ATGGATCCTGATCCG GCCAACAGGGTGCAGGCCTTGACGGTGCGAATGGAAGAGGTTGCTCTGATCGTGAGGAAGAATGTGGAAACGGTCCAAGAGAGAGCTGGAAAACTGGCCGACGTCGACGAGAGGGCTGAGGCATTGAAGGAGTCG ACGAGCATAAGGCTGAAGCGCTCCTATGACGAGGAGAACAGCTGCTGCAACCAGAAGAAGCGTAAGCTGGTCTTGGTCATCGTGGTGGGCGTCctcgtcatcatcctcatcatcgtccTGCTGGCCACAGGGGTCATCCCCatgggctcctcctcctccacgcccCCCCCAATGCCCATCGCCCCCGAACCATGA
- the LOC115554749 gene encoding vesicle-associated membrane protein 8-like codes for MDIDPEVAPGLEPAPQDRVKDLKRQTDEVIDTLEQNMKRLVKREEKLEGLEYISMELEEETKVFKQTAKKVKLTYWWKSVKLVVVVVVVVLVIILVIILVIVLFAKGVIPKP; via the exons ATGGATATTGATCCG GAAGTGGCCCCTGGGCTGGAGCCTGCCCCCCAGGACAGGGTGAAGGACCTAAAGAGGCAGACCGACGAGGTGATTGATACCTTGGAACAAAACATGAAGCGCCTGGTTAAACGGGAGGAAAAACTGGAAGGCCTCGAGTATATTtccatggagctggaggaggag acCAAGGTCTTCAAGCAGACGGCCAAAAAGGTGAAGCTCACCTACTGGTGGAAGAGCGTGAAGCTGGTCGTGGTCGTCGTGGTGGTCGTCCTCGTCATCATCCTCGTCATCATCCTCGTCATCGTCCTGTTTGCCAAAGGGGTCATCCCCAAACCATAA
- the LOC115554748 gene encoding synaptobrevin isoform X1: MDPDPANRVQALTVRMEEVALIVRKNVETVQERAGKLADVDERAEALKESSKQFGKTSIRLKRSYDEENSCCNQKKRKLVLVIVVGVLVIILIIVLLATGVIPMGSSSSTPPPMPIAPEP; encoded by the exons ATGGATCCTGATCCG GCCAACAGGGTGCAGGCCTTGACGGTGCGAATGGAAGAGGTTGCTCTGATCGTGAGGAAGAATGTGGAAACGGTCCAAGAGAGAGCTGGAAAACTGGCCGACGTCGACGAGAGGGCTGAGGCATTGAAGGAGTCG tccAAGCAATTCGGGAAGACGAGCATAAGGCTGAAGCGCTCCTATGACGAGGAGAACAGCTGCTGCAACCAGAAGAAGCGTAAGCTGGTCTTGGTCATCGTGGTGGGCGTCctcgtcatcatcctcatcatcgtccTGCTGGCCACAGGGGTCATCCCCatgggctcctcctcctccacgcccCCCCCAATGCCCATCGCCCCCGAACCATGA